From a region of the Paenibacillus sp. FSL R10-2734 genome:
- a CDS encoding glycoside hydrolase family 88 protein, translated as MWKHAIEDAMEKIKNNVERFGDRFPHVSVNGRYELNNNEDWTNGFWSGMLWLCYEYSGDEAYREAAQLTVKSFKRRMEQNIVLDHHDIGFLYTLSSQAQWVVERDEESRELTLQAADVLMCRWREDGQYIQAWGLSGDAQHGGRMIIDCLMNLPLLFWAYQQTGEERYRQVAIKQADQSLRYLVRGDDSSYHTFVFDTETGEALGGATHQGFTNGSTWARGQAWGVYGFSLAYRYTGHKVYLDTAKRMASYFIGQLPEDYVAYWDFDAPVNVNTYRDSSASAIVAAGLIEMLSLLDDADPDRAEFEEKFELSMTSLVLHYSTIGEEGAEGLLKHGSYYVRGNVAPDDYMIWGDYFYLEALIRLEKGIKGYWYESQPLQETR; from the coding sequence GTGTGGAAACACGCAATTGAAGATGCAATGGAGAAGATCAAAAATAATGTGGAGCGTTTCGGAGATCGCTTCCCACATGTCAGTGTTAACGGCAGGTATGAATTGAACAATAATGAAGATTGGACGAACGGGTTCTGGAGCGGAATGTTGTGGTTATGCTACGAGTATTCTGGCGACGAGGCTTACCGTGAGGCAGCGCAACTTACGGTAAAAAGCTTTAAGCGGAGAATGGAACAGAACATTGTTCTTGATCATCATGACATAGGATTCCTATATACGTTATCCTCGCAGGCGCAATGGGTGGTGGAACGGGATGAGGAATCAAGAGAATTAACACTGCAAGCGGCAGATGTACTCATGTGTCGTTGGCGCGAGGATGGACAGTATATTCAAGCTTGGGGACTGTCTGGTGATGCACAACATGGGGGACGAATGATCATTGATTGTCTCATGAATCTCCCTCTGTTGTTCTGGGCTTATCAACAAACTGGGGAAGAGCGTTATCGTCAGGTTGCGATTAAGCAAGCTGATCAAAGCCTGCGATATCTTGTGCGTGGGGATGATAGCTCATACCACACGTTTGTGTTTGATACCGAAACGGGTGAAGCGCTTGGCGGAGCGACACATCAAGGATTTACGAACGGATCTACATGGGCTCGTGGTCAAGCATGGGGTGTTTATGGCTTTTCCCTTGCTTACCGCTACACAGGACATAAAGTTTACTTGGACACGGCGAAGCGTATGGCATCCTATTTTATTGGGCAACTGCCAGAAGATTATGTGGCTTATTGGGATTTTGATGCTCCGGTTAATGTGAATACGTATCGAGACAGTTCCGCTTCAGCGATCGTCGCAGCTGGCTTGATCGAGATGCTAAGTCTTCTTGATGATGCAGACCCCGATCGCGCTGAGTTTGAGGAGAAGTTTGAGCTGTCGATGACCTCACTCGTGCTTCATTATTCAACTATTGGCGAAGAAGGCGCCGAGGGATTATTAAAACATGGGTCCTACTATGTACGAGGAAATGTAGCTCCAGATGATTATATGATATGGGGCGATTATTTCTACCTTGAAGCACTGATACGTTTGGAAAAAGGAATAAAAGGATACTGGTACGAGTCACAACCTTTACAAGAAACTCGGTGA
- a CDS encoding beta-galactosidase family protein has protein sequence MASFTVQGDQFIYEGTPLTIVSGAIHYFRVIPEYWKDRLSKLKACGFNTVETYVAWNIHEPQKGKFCFTGMADIVTFIETAAELDLHVIVRPSPYICAEWEFGGMPAWLLAEDGMRLRCYDEAFLSKIDSYYDVLLPKLKPLLCTNGGPIIAMQIENEYGSYGNDLKYLEHIQESMISRGMDVLLFTSDGPEDFMLQGGMVPGVLETVNFGSRTEEAFNSLKQVQPDKPLMCMEYWNGWFDHWNKPHHTRAVQDAVHVFEDMLKAGGSVNFYMFHGGTNFGFYNGANNHGTYEPTVTSYDYDSPLTEWGDITEKYILLRELIAKYFDTELMPLPEPVRKMGYGSVQLKPVAPLFDLLPVLSTSVQRTCPEPMEKLGQDYGFILYTTNVSGPRQNCSLVLQEVHDRALVFLDGEYKGVIERWDPQPIEFHVPEGGAELRILVENMGRTNYGPFLRDCKGITEGARLGFQFLFDWTIHSLPMDNIDLLHDAPVVHVEEGSEGPAFYKGSFHIEQEADIADTFLALEGWTKGIVFVNGFNLGRYWEAGPQKRLYVPGPLLRAGENEIVVFELHGTKDLLVTLQDQPDLG, from the coding sequence ATGGCATCATTCACAGTGCAAGGAGATCAATTTATTTATGAGGGTACACCCCTTACGATTGTGTCAGGAGCGATTCACTATTTCCGCGTAATTCCTGAGTATTGGAAGGATCGATTGAGCAAGCTGAAGGCTTGCGGCTTTAACACGGTAGAAACGTACGTTGCATGGAATATTCATGAGCCTCAGAAAGGTAAGTTCTGTTTTACGGGTATGGCGGATATCGTGACATTTATCGAAACAGCAGCAGAGTTAGACTTGCATGTCATCGTTCGTCCAAGTCCTTACATCTGTGCGGAGTGGGAGTTCGGTGGAATGCCGGCCTGGCTGCTTGCCGAGGATGGGATGCGCTTGCGCTGTTATGACGAGGCATTTTTGTCTAAGATAGATTCTTATTATGATGTGCTGCTGCCGAAGCTGAAGCCTTTGTTATGTACGAATGGCGGTCCGATCATCGCGATGCAGATAGAGAACGAGTACGGAAGCTATGGGAATGACCTAAAATATCTTGAACATATACAGGAGAGTATGATCTCACGCGGGATGGATGTCCTACTGTTCACCTCAGATGGCCCGGAAGATTTCATGCTGCAAGGCGGTATGGTTCCAGGAGTACTTGAAACCGTTAATTTTGGTTCGAGAACGGAGGAAGCCTTTAATAGTTTGAAGCAGGTGCAGCCGGATAAGCCGCTTATGTGTATGGAGTATTGGAACGGGTGGTTCGATCATTGGAACAAGCCGCATCATACGCGAGCTGTACAGGATGCTGTGCATGTGTTTGAGGATATGCTGAAGGCTGGCGGATCGGTTAACTTTTATATGTTTCATGGCGGAACGAACTTTGGATTTTACAATGGTGCCAACAATCATGGTACATACGAACCAACGGTAACTAGCTACGACTATGACAGCCCACTGACAGAATGGGGAGATATTACAGAGAAGTACATTCTGTTAAGGGAGCTGATTGCAAAATATTTCGATACGGAGCTAATGCCGCTTCCTGAGCCTGTTCGCAAGATGGGGTATGGCAGTGTTCAGCTGAAGCCAGTTGCACCGCTGTTTGATCTACTGCCAGTGCTGTCGACATCTGTGCAACGGACTTGCCCAGAGCCGATGGAGAAGCTGGGGCAGGATTATGGCTTCATTTTATATACAACGAACGTTTCCGGTCCTAGACAAAATTGTTCACTGGTCTTGCAGGAAGTACATGATCGTGCGCTCGTATTCCTCGATGGAGAGTATAAGGGAGTTATTGAGCGTTGGGATCCGCAGCCGATTGAGTTCCATGTACCAGAGGGCGGAGCTGAGCTTCGTATTCTAGTGGAGAATATGGGCAGAACGAATTATGGACCGTTTTTAAGAGATTGTAAGGGAATTACCGAGGGTGCGAGATTGGGATTTCAGTTCCTATTTGATTGGACGATTCATAGTCTACCCATGGACAATATCGATCTACTACATGATGCACCTGTTGTTCATGTTGAGGAAGGAAGCGAAGGACCTGCATTTTATAAAGGCTCCTTTCATATTGAGCAAGAGGCAGATATCGCAGACACCTTTCTAGCACTTGAGGGCTGGACAAAGGGAATTGTATTCGTAAATGGCTTCAACCTCGGACGTTATTGGGAGGCAGGACCGCAGAAGAGGCTTTATGTTCCAGGGCCACTTCTGCGTGCGGGTGAGAATGAGATTGTTGTGTTCGAATTGCATGGTACGAAGGACCTGCTAGTTACACTTCAGGATCAACCAGATTTAGGGTGA
- a CDS encoding DUF4091 domain-containing protein gives MLNRAARMETRCISSLIKVFADEELHAPTQLRGSALLGESYSFQVAYRANVLMRSLQVRAVQSELGPNITVRTVELVPANMVSYHDADEHVLRSTPGLYPDALIPFDTNRGLTGYPNQWRSIWITVEVPLNAKAGLFDICIQIANDSGEQVGEETFTLEVIAATLPEQSLIHTEWFHVDCLATYYKTDIFSEYHWQLIEQYIHTAVKHGMNMILTPLFTPPLDTEIGGDRPTVQLVQVERTGEKYNFTFERLKRWIELCDRSGVKYFEFSHLFTQWGAKHAPKVMAMVDGQLKQLFGWDTDSKDPEYTGFLTLFLQELLAFVRENGLEQRVYFHLSDEPNLADMDTYRAASELIKPILEGFPIIDALSEYEFYESGLIKHPIPASNGIRPFLDHGVEGLWTYYCCAQYKLVSNRFLHMPSSRNRVLGMQIYKLKLKGFLHWGYNFWYAQFSKYPIDPFQVTDAGGGFPAGDAFLVYPGAEGPIESIRLEVLMEALQDLRALELLEQNIGREAVIALLEDGLEQELSFEVYPQEAEWYIRKREEINRLVGENSCSE, from the coding sequence ATGTTGAATAGAGCTGCACGGATGGAAACAAGATGTATCAGTTCATTAATCAAGGTATTTGCCGATGAAGAACTGCATGCGCCAACTCAACTTAGAGGTTCGGCACTACTTGGTGAGTCCTATTCTTTCCAGGTTGCATATCGGGCAAATGTACTTATGCGGTCGCTTCAGGTTCGGGCGGTGCAATCCGAGTTGGGGCCCAATATAACTGTACGAACTGTAGAGCTAGTACCTGCTAATATGGTGAGCTATCACGATGCTGATGAACATGTCTTGAGAAGCACGCCAGGTCTTTATCCAGATGCGTTAATTCCGTTCGATACGAATCGAGGTTTAACTGGTTATCCGAATCAATGGCGCTCAATATGGATCACTGTTGAGGTGCCGCTCAATGCTAAGGCGGGCTTATTTGATATTTGCATCCAAATCGCAAATGATAGCGGCGAACAAGTAGGTGAGGAAACATTTACGCTGGAAGTGATCGCGGCAACATTGCCGGAGCAGTCGCTTATACATACGGAATGGTTCCATGTAGATTGCTTGGCTACCTACTATAAAACAGACATATTTAGCGAGTACCATTGGCAGTTGATTGAGCAATACATCCACACCGCGGTGAAACATGGAATGAATATGATTCTAACCCCTTTGTTCACACCGCCGTTAGACACGGAGATTGGGGGAGACCGCCCAACCGTACAACTTGTTCAAGTGGAACGGACAGGAGAGAAGTATAACTTCACTTTTGAACGATTAAAGCGTTGGATAGAGCTGTGTGACCGCAGTGGAGTGAAATATTTTGAGTTCTCCCATCTATTCACACAATGGGGTGCCAAGCATGCACCAAAAGTAATGGCTATGGTTGATGGTCAATTAAAGCAATTATTTGGATGGGATACCGATTCTAAAGATCCGGAATACACTGGATTCCTTACATTATTTTTACAAGAGCTATTAGCGTTTGTAAGAGAGAATGGTTTAGAGCAGCGAGTTTATTTCCATCTATCGGATGAACCGAATCTTGCGGACATGGATACCTATCGTGCAGCGAGTGAGCTTATTAAGCCAATTTTAGAAGGCTTTCCGATCATTGATGCGCTCTCTGAGTATGAATTTTATGAAAGTGGTTTAATTAAGCACCCGATTCCAGCCAGCAATGGTATTCGACCATTTCTGGATCATGGCGTAGAGGGGTTATGGACTTATTATTGCTGTGCCCAATACAAGCTCGTTTCTAATCGCTTTCTTCATATGCCGTCATCACGCAATCGTGTACTCGGGATGCAAATTTACAAGCTAAAACTTAAAGGATTTTTGCATTGGGGTTACAACTTCTGGTATGCACAGTTCTCGAAGTATCCGATTGATCCATTTCAAGTGACGGATGCAGGAGGTGGATTCCCAGCGGGCGATGCATTTTTGGTATATCCAGGCGCTGAGGGACCGATCGAGTCGATCAGGCTGGAGGTGCTTATGGAAGCTCTGCAGGATTTGCGCGCACTTGAGCTACTCGAGCAGAATATTGGAAGAGAAGCAGTAATTGCCTTATTGGAGGATGGCTTGGAGCAAGAATTATCCTTTGAAGTATACCCACAAGAAGCGGAATGGTATATCCGTAAGCGTGAAGAGATTAACCGTCTGGTTGGTGAGAATTCATGTTCAGAATAG
- a CDS encoding extracellular solute-binding protein: protein MKKRSWMTMLLVLVLATSMLVGCAKGEETNSAGDTSKVEQQKPVEINIGTMTYGESPSSDLESVLQLNEKLNVKLKIDFYPINNYKEKLNALLASKSLPDVVLIEDINDPAFSTAIDQGAFWDLTPFLPDYPNLAGYPENAINNIKFKGKSYGIPRVRPLDGHESLLIREDWLKNVGLTAPTTMEEFYKVLEAFTKNDPDKNGKNDTYGMVQASVSPYMMTMFGAGTAWKETADGGLEPYWLTAEAREGLEFWSKAYGDGLITPDLPVMKSSQVKEMMIQGKAGISFGNINEAFIFGQELQKIKPEAELKAYEIPAAKDGKKYNEQAYGYYGLFLVNKSVSEDKLKKILEVYNETATQEGYNLVTYGIKDKDYTVSEDGSIVQTDEGKKQGYGTATTAQWISGFFNKYQRAEGPGMPADVLEYNRKLIDTISESSIKNPAAGLPNTEAWMEKGGDWQKKFVDMYTNVVIKKSSLADWDKFINGLKADPSFQQHLKDTSDAYKASK from the coding sequence ATGAAAAAAAGAAGTTGGATGACAATGCTATTGGTGTTAGTTCTCGCTACAAGCATGTTGGTGGGCTGTGCAAAGGGTGAGGAGACCAATTCTGCTGGAGATACTTCCAAGGTTGAACAACAAAAGCCAGTTGAGATCAATATCGGTACGATGACTTATGGTGAATCCCCTAGTAGTGATCTTGAAAGCGTTCTACAGCTGAATGAAAAACTGAATGTAAAGCTTAAAATCGACTTCTATCCAATTAATAACTATAAAGAAAAGTTGAATGCATTGCTTGCTTCGAAGAGTTTGCCAGATGTCGTTCTCATCGAGGATATTAATGACCCTGCATTCTCAACCGCAATCGATCAAGGGGCATTCTGGGATTTGACTCCTTTCTTGCCAGACTATCCGAATCTAGCAGGCTATCCGGAGAATGCGATTAACAATATTAAGTTCAAAGGAAAATCCTACGGTATTCCACGCGTTCGTCCATTGGACGGACATGAGTCCTTGTTGATTCGTGAAGATTGGCTCAAAAACGTGGGATTGACTGCTCCCACTACGATGGAAGAGTTCTACAAAGTGTTAGAAGCCTTTACAAAGAATGACCCGGATAAAAATGGTAAAAACGATACTTACGGTATGGTACAAGCAAGTGTCAGTCCTTATATGATGACGATGTTTGGTGCAGGTACAGCTTGGAAGGAGACAGCTGATGGCGGTCTTGAGCCATACTGGCTGACAGCTGAAGCGAGAGAAGGGCTTGAATTCTGGAGCAAGGCTTATGGTGATGGTCTTATTACACCGGACTTACCAGTTATGAAGTCAAGCCAAGTGAAAGAAATGATGATTCAAGGCAAGGCGGGGATCTCATTCGGAAATATTAACGAAGCATTTATATTTGGTCAAGAGTTGCAGAAGATTAAGCCTGAAGCTGAGTTGAAGGCGTATGAAATCCCAGCTGCGAAAGATGGCAAGAAATACAATGAACAAGCTTACGGTTACTATGGATTGTTCCTAGTTAACAAATCGGTTAGCGAAGACAAGCTCAAGAAGATTCTTGAAGTTTACAACGAAACTGCTACTCAAGAAGGATACAATCTCGTCACTTATGGTATCAAAGACAAAGATTATACCGTTTCTGAAGATGGTTCTATTGTTCAAACAGATGAAGGTAAGAAGCAAGGATATGGTACAGCGACAACAGCACAATGGATTTCTGGTTTCTTCAATAAATACCAACGTGCTGAAGGACCTGGAATGCCAGCAGACGTATTAGAGTACAATCGTAAGCTGATCGATACAATCTCAGAATCTTCGATTAAGAATCCTGCTGCAGGATTGCCAAATACCGAAGCGTGGATGGAAAAAGGCGGCGATTGGCAGAAGAAGTTTGTTGATATGTATACAAATGTCGTTATCAAAAAATCAAGCTTGGCGGATTGGGACAAGTTTATTAATGGACTGAAAGCAGATCCTAGCTTCCAGCAGCATCTCAAAGATACTAGTGATGCTTACAAAGCAAGTAAATAA
- a CDS encoding carbohydrate ABC transporter permease — translation MNKSLGYKVTNGIIYTVLSLIGLVTLLPFLYVIIVSFTDPSEYLSKPLIIIPEKWSLSSYKYILSTKMFMSSLGVSAFLAIVGSAISIMVTSALAYSLSRKRFFGKKLFLVAILMTMLFNPGMIPNFMLVEGLGLIDSIWSLILPAITSAWYVFLMKNFYQELPEELEEAAKIDGCNDIGVFFKIMFPISLSAVAAFGLFFAVGFWNTYFNGVLYINSDELRPMQVVLQMMLIQASTNIADPSVAAMLQSEQMLPPETIKMAAVVVASLPIIMVYPFLQKYFVKGMLVGSVKG, via the coding sequence ATGAATAAGTCCCTCGGCTATAAAGTGACAAACGGCATCATTTATACGGTGCTCAGTTTAATCGGGCTTGTAACACTACTACCTTTTCTTTATGTCATTATCGTATCTTTTACAGATCCTTCGGAATATTTGAGCAAGCCATTAATTATTATTCCGGAAAAATGGAGTCTCTCCTCCTATAAGTACATTCTATCTACCAAGATGTTTATGAGCTCATTAGGGGTCAGTGCCTTCTTAGCTATTGTCGGTTCTGCGATTAGTATTATGGTGACGAGTGCCTTGGCGTATTCTCTGTCACGGAAACGATTTTTCGGTAAGAAACTTTTCCTAGTTGCTATTCTTATGACGATGTTGTTCAACCCAGGAATGATTCCGAATTTCATGTTAGTTGAAGGATTAGGTCTTATTGACTCGATCTGGTCGTTGATTTTACCGGCAATTACAAGCGCATGGTATGTATTCTTGATGAAGAACTTCTATCAGGAACTGCCGGAGGAGTTAGAGGAAGCAGCCAAGATTGATGGATGTAATGATATTGGAGTCTTTTTCAAAATTATGTTCCCGATCTCGCTGTCAGCGGTCGCTGCATTCGGGCTATTCTTTGCAGTAGGTTTCTGGAATACGTACTTCAATGGCGTATTGTACATCAACTCAGATGAACTTCGACCGATGCAGGTTGTGCTGCAAATGATGCTGATACAAGCTTCAACGAATATAGCAGATCCATCCGTAGCTGCAATGTTACAGAGTGAACAGATGCTTCCTCCAGAGACGATTAAGATGGCGGCAGTAGTCGTTGCGTCTCTACCTATCATTATGGTCTACCCGTTCCTTCAGAAGTACTTTGTTAAGGGTATGTTGGTTGGTTCCGTGAAGGGTTAA
- a CDS encoding ABC transporter permease subunit: MFGREKYLYLLALPGLLYFLIFKYFPLWGLGLAFKNYSPYLGFWESEWVGFKYFSEFFTNPDFFLLFRNTMAISLLNIIFFFPIPIVLALLINEVRSMRFKKVIQTIVYLPHFLSWVIIAGICFIILGQSDGIVNKIIVELGGQPIAFLTEPNYFWGLLTAQSIWKEAGWGTIIFLAAIAGINQEMYEAAQIDGANRWKQIMKITVPCIRSTIVVLLILRLGQVMEVGFEQIFLMMSSPVAHVADVFDTYVYRAGIQNGRFSYATVVGVFKSVVGLVLVVTANRLAKKFGEEGLY; this comes from the coding sequence ATATTTGGTCGAGAGAAATATTTGTACTTACTAGCGCTTCCAGGTCTTCTCTACTTCTTAATCTTTAAGTACTTCCCGCTATGGGGGCTAGGTTTAGCATTTAAAAACTATTCTCCATACCTAGGGTTCTGGGAAAGCGAATGGGTCGGATTCAAATATTTTAGTGAGTTTTTCACGAATCCAGACTTCTTTCTCTTATTTAGAAATACGATGGCGATTAGCTTGCTAAACATCATCTTCTTCTTCCCGATTCCGATCGTTCTTGCATTACTCATTAACGAGGTTCGGAGTATGAGATTTAAGAAAGTAATACAAACGATAGTTTATTTACCTCACTTTTTATCTTGGGTAATCATTGCTGGTATCTGTTTTATCATTCTCGGACAGAGCGATGGAATTGTTAACAAGATTATTGTCGAGCTTGGTGGACAGCCGATCGCTTTCTTGACAGAGCCGAATTACTTCTGGGGCTTGTTAACTGCGCAGAGCATATGGAAAGAAGCCGGGTGGGGTACAATCATCTTCTTGGCTGCAATTGCAGGTATTAATCAAGAAATGTATGAGGCGGCACAAATTGATGGTGCGAACCGATGGAAACAAATTATGAAGATTACAGTGCCTTGCATCAGGAGTACAATCGTCGTTTTGCTCATACTCAGGCTTGGTCAAGTGATGGAGGTAGGGTTTGAACAGATCTTTTTGATGATGAGTTCTCCCGTAGCGCATGTTGCGGATGTCTTTGATACATATGTGTATCGGGCTGGGATACAGAACGGTCGTTTCAGTTATGCGACAGTCGTTGGAGTATTCAAGTCGGTTGTTGGTCTTGTACTTGTAGTAACAGCAAATCGTTTAGCTAAAAAATTCGGTGAGGAGGGTCTTTACTAA